A region of Bos javanicus breed banteng chromosome 17, ARS-OSU_banteng_1.0, whole genome shotgun sequence DNA encodes the following proteins:
- the COMT gene encoding catechol O-methyltransferase, translating to MLEAPPLLLVAGGVGLALLALRWLATMDLQFFDWAFIGWNEFIMNPIRNLLMGSSKEQRILQHVLQHAVAGDPQSVVAAIDSYSLEKEWAMHVGEKKGQIVDRVLREQQPSVLLELGAYCGYSAVRMARLLLPGARLLTIEFNPDYAAITQRMVEFAGLQDKVTVVLGASQDIIPQLKKKYDVDTLDMVFLDHWKDRYLPDMLLLEECGLLREGTVLLADNVIYPGAPDFLEYVRGNSRFECSHFSSYLEYSKVVDGLEKVVYKGLSSPARP from the exons ATGCTGGAGGCCCCGCCCCTGCTGCTGGTCGCTGGTGGCGTAGGCCTGGCCCTGCTCGCGCTGCGGTGGCTGGCCACAATGGACCTGCAGTTCTTCGACTGGGCCTTTATCGGCTGGAACGAGTTCATCATGAACCCCATCCGCAACCTCCTCATGGGCAGCAGCAAGGAGCAGCGCATCCTGCAGCACGTGCTGCAGCACGCGGTGGCCGGGGACCCGCAGAGCGTGGTGGCCGCCATCGACAGCTACAGCTTGGAGAAGGAGTGGGCCATGCACGTGGGCGAGAAGaaag GCCAGATCGTGGACAGGGTGCTGAGGGAACAGCAGCCGTCCGTACTGCTGGAGCTGGGCGCCTACTGCGGCTACTCGGCGGTGCGAATGGCCCGCCTGCTGCTGCCCGGCGCCCGGCTGCTCACCATCGAGTTCAATCCCGACTATGCCGCCATCACCCAGCGGATGGTGGAGTTTGCAGGCCTGCAGGACAAG GTCACCGTTGTTCTTGGAGCGTCCCAGGACATCATCCCCCAGCTGAAGAAGAAATATGACGTGGACACCCTGGACATGGTCTTTCTCGACCACTGGAAGGACCGCTACCTGCCGGACATGCTTCTCCTGGAG GAGTGCGGCCTGCTGCGGGAGGGGACAGTGTTGCTGGCTGACAACGTCATCTACCCTGGGGCGCCCGACTTTCTGGAGTACGTGCGCGGGAACAGCCGCTTCGAATGTTCGCACTTCAGCTCGTACCTGGAGTACTCCAAGGTGGTGGACGGCTTGGAGAAGGTCGTCTACAAGGGCCTGAGCAGCCCTGCTCGGCCCTGA